A single window of Pungitius pungitius chromosome 20, fPunPun2.1, whole genome shotgun sequence DNA harbors:
- the LOC119195043 gene encoding nuclear receptor coactivator 7 isoform X1, translated as MEKRDRKPGYFARLKRRRQLKHSQSEKSVTEPNPAVISCPDVPSDKDPNENTDVQRTTAKPHAASDDGRKSSIRAKGEKKKGPPGTVEFIVGPDDSLSSIALKFNVTPNKLVQLNKLFSRSVYPGQKLFVPDVSRAEADLKPQSFSDPCCTNGPSEKAPHDRTLTKSLRRQLSPTSEDESPATVKFIKMSCKYFTDGMGVVGGVLIVTPNNIMFDPHKSDPLVIEHGCEEYGLICPMEEVVSVALYDDVSRMKLKDALPSDLPQDLCPVYRPGEWEQLPSERDLNRFSRYEALDPRRPIVLDDIETTLPEAGCEQTEKSPSDEGFTELEPEAEGTSALGPSRRVQGDLEDETVPARAEVKLGDKEGVARSGSVEVDEAMRPSPEAEPPGDLGDKETKDAGAEELLNGARGQRVGAPVDPNRRSSLREASESNPAKHSPDTPAGGAELSEEERRRKSYKAEVKSWLLERMQAPIEDMLFSSEEKSKIPPMFLCFKVGKPMRKSFATGRTLSPGHSLGGRGKQEYWFAVPQERVEQLYAFFVQWSPDVYGREAREQGFVVVEKDELDMIDNFFSDPASCSWEIITIDEAKRRQSFSSCDGELSTDALPVLRDASDLLQDAHVEKLASRLPPRVQIYPWSLAYSTVRNGTSLKTLYRSLVDVDGPVLLVVKDMDNQVFGAFSTHPFRVSEHCYGTGETFLYSFCPEIKVYRWTGENSYFVKGNIDSLQMGGGGGQLGLWLDAELYRGTTTKCATFNNQPLSVRQDFNIHSVEVWTFE; from the exons ACGACGGCAGGAAAAGTAGCATTCGGGCaaagggggagaagaagaagggaccCCCGGGGACAGTGGAGTTCATT GTGGGACCCGACGACTCGCTCTCCAGCATCGCGCTCAAGTTCAACGTCACCCCGAACAAACTGGTGCAGCTGAACAAGCTCTTCTCCCGCAGCGTCTACCCGGGTCAG AAGCTGTTCGTCCCCGATGTGAGCCGTGCGGAAGCCGACTTGAAGCCTCAGAGCTTCTCTGATCCCTGCTGCACAAATGGCCCGTCGGAGAAAGCGCCGCAC GACCGCACGTTGACAAAGTCCCTCCGGCGCCAGCTCTCCCCAACCTCAGAGGACGAGAGCCCGGCAACGGTTAAGTTCATCAAGATGAGCTGCAAATATTTCACTGACGGCATG GGAGTCGTGGGCGGCGTGCTGATTGTGACCCCCAACAACATAATGTTCGACCCCCACAAGTCGGACCCGCTGGTGATCGAGCACGGCTGCGAGGAGTACGGCCTGATCTGCCCCATGGAGGAGGTCGTCTCCGTGGCGCTGTACGACGACGTGTCGCGCATGAAGCTCAAGGACGCCCTGCCATC AGACCTACCCCAGGATTTATGTCCTGTGTACAGGCCCGGCGAGTGGGAGCAACTGCCGTCGGAGCGAGACCTGAACCGCTTCAGCCGCTACGAGGCTCTCGACCCGAGGAGGCCGATCGTGTTGGACGACATCGAGACGACGCTCCCAGAAGCTG GGTGCGAGCAGACGGAGAAGTCTCCTTCAGATGAGGGATTCACAGAGTTGGAGCCGGAGGCAGAGGGGACCTCCGCGCTGGGGCCGAGCCGCCGGGTCCAGGGAGACCTTGAAGACGAGACCGTTCCCGCTCGCGCAGAAGTGAAGCTCGGCGACAAAGAGGGCGTCGCTCGGAGCGGCTCCGTCGAGGTCGACGAGGCGATGCGGCCCTCCCCAGAGGCCGAACCGCCGGGAGACTTGGGCGACAAGGAAACCAAAGACGCAGGGGCCGAGGAGCTGCTAAACGGTGCACGCGGCCAAAGGGTCGGCGCACCGGTCGACCCAAACAGGAGGTCGAGTCTGAGGGAGGCCTCCGAGTCTAATCCGGCCAAACACAGCCCGGACACGCCAGCGGGTGGCGCTGAactcagtgaggaggagaggcgcAGGAAAAGCTACAAGGCAGAAGTGAAGTCATGGCTGCTGGAGAGGATGCAGGCCCCAATAGAAG ACATGCTCTTCTCATCAGAGGAGAAGAGTAAAATCCCACCCATGTTCCTGTGTTTCAAAGTGGGGAAGCCGATGAGGAAGTCCTTTGCCACCGGGAGGACCCTTAGCCCTGGCCACTCACTTGGGGGCCGAGGCAAACAGGAGTACTGGTTTGCTGTGCCGCAGGAGAG ggtGGAACAACTGTATGCATTTTTCGTCCAGTGGTCCCCTGATGTGTACGGGAGGGAGGCTCGAGAGCAGGGCTTTGTTGTGGTGGAGAAAGACGAGCtggacatgattgacaacttcTTCAGCGACCCCGCGTCTTGCAGCTGGGAG ATCATCACCATCGACGAGGCCAAGCGCAGGCAGAGTTTCAGCAGCTGCGACGGGGAACTGTCGACGGATGCGCTGCCCGTGCTCCGAGATGCTAGCGACCTGCTGCAGGACGCACACGTTGAGAAG ctgGCCAGTCGCTTGCCGCCCCGCGTGCAGATCTACCCCTGGAGCCTGGCCTACAGCACCGTGAGAAACGGGACCAGCCTGAAGACCTTGTACAGGAGCCTGGTGGACGTGGACGGCCCCGTGCTGCTGGTGGTCAAAGACATGGATAACCAG GTATTTGGGGCTTTCTCGACGCATCCCTTCAGAGTCAGCGAACACTGCTACGGGACGGGGGAGACGTTCCTCTACAGCTTCTGTCCTGAGATCAAG gtgtacCGCTGGACGGGAGAGAACTCGTACTTCGTGAAGGGCAACATCGACTCTCTacagatgggaggaggagg cggTCAGCTGGGCCTGTGGCTGGACGCAGAGCTGTACCGAGGGACCACCACCAAGTGCGCCACCTTCAACAACCAGCCGCTCTCCGTCCGGCAGGACTTCAACATCCACAGCGTGGAGGTCTGGACCTTTGAGTAG
- the LOC119195043 gene encoding nuclear receptor coactivator 7 isoform X2 gives MEKRDRKPGYFARLKRRRQLKHSQSEKSVTEPNPAVISCPDVPSDKDPNENTDVQRTTAKPHAASDDGRKSSIRAKGEKKKGPPGTVEFIVGPDDSLSSIALKFNVTPNKLVQLNKLFSRSVYPGQKLFVPDVSRAEADLKPQSFSDPCCTNGPSEKAPHDRTLTKSLRRQLSPTSEDESPATVKFIKMSCKYFTDGMGVVGGVLIVTPNNIMFDPHKSDPLVIEHGCEEYGLICPMEEVVSVALYDDVSRMKLKDALPSPGEWEQLPSERDLNRFSRYEALDPRRPIVLDDIETTLPEAGCEQTEKSPSDEGFTELEPEAEGTSALGPSRRVQGDLEDETVPARAEVKLGDKEGVARSGSVEVDEAMRPSPEAEPPGDLGDKETKDAGAEELLNGARGQRVGAPVDPNRRSSLREASESNPAKHSPDTPAGGAELSEEERRRKSYKAEVKSWLLERMQAPIEDMLFSSEEKSKIPPMFLCFKVGKPMRKSFATGRTLSPGHSLGGRGKQEYWFAVPQERVEQLYAFFVQWSPDVYGREAREQGFVVVEKDELDMIDNFFSDPASCSWEIITIDEAKRRQSFSSCDGELSTDALPVLRDASDLLQDAHVEKLASRLPPRVQIYPWSLAYSTVRNGTSLKTLYRSLVDVDGPVLLVVKDMDNQVFGAFSTHPFRVSEHCYGTGETFLYSFCPEIKVYRWTGENSYFVKGNIDSLQMGGGGGQLGLWLDAELYRGTTTKCATFNNQPLSVRQDFNIHSVEVWTFE, from the exons ACGACGGCAGGAAAAGTAGCATTCGGGCaaagggggagaagaagaagggaccCCCGGGGACAGTGGAGTTCATT GTGGGACCCGACGACTCGCTCTCCAGCATCGCGCTCAAGTTCAACGTCACCCCGAACAAACTGGTGCAGCTGAACAAGCTCTTCTCCCGCAGCGTCTACCCGGGTCAG AAGCTGTTCGTCCCCGATGTGAGCCGTGCGGAAGCCGACTTGAAGCCTCAGAGCTTCTCTGATCCCTGCTGCACAAATGGCCCGTCGGAGAAAGCGCCGCAC GACCGCACGTTGACAAAGTCCCTCCGGCGCCAGCTCTCCCCAACCTCAGAGGACGAGAGCCCGGCAACGGTTAAGTTCATCAAGATGAGCTGCAAATATTTCACTGACGGCATG GGAGTCGTGGGCGGCGTGCTGATTGTGACCCCCAACAACATAATGTTCGACCCCCACAAGTCGGACCCGCTGGTGATCGAGCACGGCTGCGAGGAGTACGGCCTGATCTGCCCCATGGAGGAGGTCGTCTCCGTGGCGCTGTACGACGACGTGTCGCGCATGAAGCTCAAGGACGCCCTGCCATC GCCCGGCGAGTGGGAGCAACTGCCGTCGGAGCGAGACCTGAACCGCTTCAGCCGCTACGAGGCTCTCGACCCGAGGAGGCCGATCGTGTTGGACGACATCGAGACGACGCTCCCAGAAGCTG GGTGCGAGCAGACGGAGAAGTCTCCTTCAGATGAGGGATTCACAGAGTTGGAGCCGGAGGCAGAGGGGACCTCCGCGCTGGGGCCGAGCCGCCGGGTCCAGGGAGACCTTGAAGACGAGACCGTTCCCGCTCGCGCAGAAGTGAAGCTCGGCGACAAAGAGGGCGTCGCTCGGAGCGGCTCCGTCGAGGTCGACGAGGCGATGCGGCCCTCCCCAGAGGCCGAACCGCCGGGAGACTTGGGCGACAAGGAAACCAAAGACGCAGGGGCCGAGGAGCTGCTAAACGGTGCACGCGGCCAAAGGGTCGGCGCACCGGTCGACCCAAACAGGAGGTCGAGTCTGAGGGAGGCCTCCGAGTCTAATCCGGCCAAACACAGCCCGGACACGCCAGCGGGTGGCGCTGAactcagtgaggaggagaggcgcAGGAAAAGCTACAAGGCAGAAGTGAAGTCATGGCTGCTGGAGAGGATGCAGGCCCCAATAGAAG ACATGCTCTTCTCATCAGAGGAGAAGAGTAAAATCCCACCCATGTTCCTGTGTTTCAAAGTGGGGAAGCCGATGAGGAAGTCCTTTGCCACCGGGAGGACCCTTAGCCCTGGCCACTCACTTGGGGGCCGAGGCAAACAGGAGTACTGGTTTGCTGTGCCGCAGGAGAG ggtGGAACAACTGTATGCATTTTTCGTCCAGTGGTCCCCTGATGTGTACGGGAGGGAGGCTCGAGAGCAGGGCTTTGTTGTGGTGGAGAAAGACGAGCtggacatgattgacaacttcTTCAGCGACCCCGCGTCTTGCAGCTGGGAG ATCATCACCATCGACGAGGCCAAGCGCAGGCAGAGTTTCAGCAGCTGCGACGGGGAACTGTCGACGGATGCGCTGCCCGTGCTCCGAGATGCTAGCGACCTGCTGCAGGACGCACACGTTGAGAAG ctgGCCAGTCGCTTGCCGCCCCGCGTGCAGATCTACCCCTGGAGCCTGGCCTACAGCACCGTGAGAAACGGGACCAGCCTGAAGACCTTGTACAGGAGCCTGGTGGACGTGGACGGCCCCGTGCTGCTGGTGGTCAAAGACATGGATAACCAG GTATTTGGGGCTTTCTCGACGCATCCCTTCAGAGTCAGCGAACACTGCTACGGGACGGGGGAGACGTTCCTCTACAGCTTCTGTCCTGAGATCAAG gtgtacCGCTGGACGGGAGAGAACTCGTACTTCGTGAAGGGCAACATCGACTCTCTacagatgggaggaggagg cggTCAGCTGGGCCTGTGGCTGGACGCAGAGCTGTACCGAGGGACCACCACCAAGTGCGCCACCTTCAACAACCAGCCGCTCTCCGTCCGGCAGGACTTCAACATCCACAGCGTGGAGGTCTGGACCTTTGAGTAG
- the LOC119194978 gene encoding adenosine 5'-monophosphoramidase HINT3-like isoform X2, which yields MTELNSDSSTETCIFCLIANDQDHNTEVIKANKELVCFRDIVPAAPHHYLVVPKEHIPDCLSLHAGHVDLVKMMAKMGTAVLHDQGVSDMKDISLGFHQPPYTSVAHLHLHVLAPASQIYKDVEYKFIPNSYRKNVFGRN from the exons ATGACGGAACTCAACTCCGATTCAAGTACGGAAACTTGTATTTTCTGTTTAATAGCCAATGACCAAGACCATAACACGGAAGTTATCAAAGCG AACAAGGAGCTGGTGTGTTTCAGAGACATCGTCCCGGCTGCTCCTCACCATTACCTGGTTGTACCCAAAGAACACATACCCGACTGCCTCTCGCTGCACGCAGGACACGTGGACCTCG TTAAAATGATGGCTAAAATGGGGACGGCTGTACTACACGACCAAGGGGTCTCTGATATGAAGGACATAAG CCTGGGGTTCCACCAACCTCCCTACACTTCAGTtgctcacctccacctccatgtCCTCGCCCCCGCCAGCCAAATCTACAAGGATGTGGAGTATAAATTTATTCCAAATTCCTACAG GAAAAATGTCTTCGGGAGAAACTGA
- the LOC119194978 gene encoding adenosine 5'-monophosphoramidase HINT3-like isoform X1: MTELNSDSSTETCIFCLIANDQDHNTEVIKANKELVCFRDIVPAAPHHYLVVPKEHIPDCLSLHAGHVDLVKMMAKMGTAVLHDQGVSDMKDISLGFHQPPYTSVAHLHLHVLAPASQIYKDVEYKFIPNSYRFVTEKCLREKLKHNPSPVKDSRCWTL, translated from the exons ATGACGGAACTCAACTCCGATTCAAGTACGGAAACTTGTATTTTCTGTTTAATAGCCAATGACCAAGACCATAACACGGAAGTTATCAAAGCG AACAAGGAGCTGGTGTGTTTCAGAGACATCGTCCCGGCTGCTCCTCACCATTACCTGGTTGTACCCAAAGAACACATACCCGACTGCCTCTCGCTGCACGCAGGACACGTGGACCTCG TTAAAATGATGGCTAAAATGGGGACGGCTGTACTACACGACCAAGGGGTCTCTGATATGAAGGACATAAG CCTGGGGTTCCACCAACCTCCCTACACTTCAGTtgctcacctccacctccatgtCCTCGCCCCCGCCAGCCAAATCTACAAGGATGTGGAGTATAAATTTATTCCAAATTCCTACAGGTTTGTTACT GAAAAATGTCTTCGGGAGAAACTGAAGCATAATCCTTCACCGGTCAAAGATTCTCGCTGTTGGACACTATGA
- the LOC119194978 gene encoding adenosine 5'-monophosphoramidase HINT3-like isoform X3 has product MTKTITRKLSKRDIVPAAPHHYLVVPKEHIPDCLSLHAGHVDLVKMMAKMGTAVLHDQGVSDMKDISLGFHQPPYTSVAHLHLHVLAPASQIYKDVEYKFIPNSYRFVTEKCLREKLKHNPSPVKDSRCWTL; this is encoded by the exons ATGACCAAGACCATAACACGGAAGTTATCAAAGCG AGACATCGTCCCGGCTGCTCCTCACCATTACCTGGTTGTACCCAAAGAACACATACCCGACTGCCTCTCGCTGCACGCAGGACACGTGGACCTCG TTAAAATGATGGCTAAAATGGGGACGGCTGTACTACACGACCAAGGGGTCTCTGATATGAAGGACATAAG CCTGGGGTTCCACCAACCTCCCTACACTTCAGTtgctcacctccacctccatgtCCTCGCCCCCGCCAGCCAAATCTACAAGGATGTGGAGTATAAATTTATTCCAAATTCCTACAGGTTTGTTACT GAAAAATGTCTTCGGGAGAAACTGAAGCATAATCCTTCACCGGTCAAAGATTCTCGCTGTTGGACACTATGA
- the LOC119194550 gene encoding adenosine 5'-monophosphoramidase HINT3-like: METRDACGGEDCHFCRIADHQTDTEILLSDDELLCFRDTKPGATHHYLVVPRTHIDNCTRLQGDDVSLVERMVEMGWSILKKNKISDLEDVRMGFHVPPFSSVPHLHLHALAPASEMSFASLRRYGPQSHWFITVDKVLSQLKTRGKVN; the protein is encoded by the exons ATGGAGACTCGAGACGCCTGCGGGGGAGAAGACTGTCATTTCTGCCGGATAGCTGACCACCAGACTGACACGGAAATCCTGCTGAGC GATGACGAGCTGCTCTGCTTCCGTGACACAAAGCCCGGCGCCACGCATCATTACCTCGTTGTTCCCAGGACGCATATCGACAACTGCACACGTCTCCAGGGGGACGACGTGTCTCTCG TGGAGCGGATGGTAGAAATGGGGTGGAGCATactgaagaagaacaaaattAGTGACTTGGAGGACGTCAG GATGGGCTTTCACGTGCCTCCGTTCTCATCAGttccccacctccacctccacgccCTGGCTCCAGCCAGTGAGATGAGCTTTGCGTCGCTGCGACGATACGGGCCGCAGAGTCACTGGTTCATCACA GTCGACAAGGTGCTTTCTCAGCTGAAGACTCGAGGCAAAGTGAATTGA